A portion of the Edaphobacter lichenicola genome contains these proteins:
- a CDS encoding dienelactone hydrolase family protein yields MRLLKLAILCCIVIGPLRLVHGESYAAVKFSVKPGPHAVGVRVVEQYDSARTFGSTGDQASSSGHVEKARPLQTLVWYPAQKSAHRAMTMGDYIALMDTEVSFGKPQRTRDGDVLKSWLQASLGESLSAVRDASAEVGRFPVVIYAPSFTSWSWENVDLCEYLASYGYVVVAGPGMGERSRESTHDLSGVNAQASDVSFLIGHAASLPNTDMAEVAAVGFSWGGLADLFAASRDNRIKALVSFDGSERYFPGLVEASKSVHPDQMTVPLMYFEEGDQSLEDQDRLNIRFHAEGRSVLNQWTHGDLITVRMLGLFHPEFCSIAYRNEELWEKELPNLQVADYDRNDGLVGYAWVMRYTRAFLDLNLKQDAEAGAFLKALPSANGVPSHTMSVKVRPRTPVANNPTS; encoded by the coding sequence GTGCGATTACTTAAGCTAGCAATCCTCTGTTGCATCGTTATTGGACCGCTCAGGCTCGTTCATGGTGAGAGTTATGCTGCGGTTAAGTTTTCCGTAAAGCCGGGACCACATGCAGTCGGGGTGAGAGTCGTTGAACAGTACGACAGTGCGCGCACCTTTGGATCGACGGGTGATCAGGCCAGCTCATCGGGGCATGTTGAGAAAGCTCGGCCTTTGCAGACGCTCGTCTGGTATCCCGCGCAGAAGAGCGCTCATCGGGCAATGACCATGGGCGACTACATTGCATTGATGGACACGGAGGTGAGCTTCGGCAAGCCTCAGAGAACGCGAGATGGGGATGTGCTCAAGTCGTGGCTGCAAGCATCGCTTGGAGAGTCTTTGTCGGCTGTTCGAGATGCGAGCGCTGAGGTGGGACGTTTCCCGGTCGTTATTTATGCTCCTAGCTTTACTTCGTGGTCGTGGGAGAACGTTGACCTGTGCGAATATCTTGCCAGCTACGGCTATGTTGTGGTGGCGGGTCCGGGCATGGGCGAGAGGTCTCGTGAATCGACTCATGACCTGTCGGGAGTCAACGCTCAGGCCAGTGATGTGTCGTTTCTGATTGGGCATGCGGCATCACTGCCGAACACCGATATGGCAGAGGTGGCTGCCGTGGGTTTTAGCTGGGGAGGACTGGCTGACTTGTTCGCTGCTTCGAGGGACAACCGGATCAAGGCGCTGGTTTCTTTTGACGGGAGCGAGCGCTACTTTCCGGGCTTGGTTGAGGCGTCCAAGTCGGTTCACCCCGACCAGATGACCGTTCCGCTGATGTACTTCGAAGAAGGAGATCAATCGCTGGAAGATCAGGATCGCCTCAATATCCGCTTCCACGCAGAGGGGCGGAGCGTTCTCAATCAGTGGACGCATGGCGATCTGATCACGGTGCGGATGCTGGGACTCTTCCATCCGGAGTTTTGCTCCATTGCCTATCGAAACGAAGAGCTGTGGGAGAAGGAGCTTCCGAACCTGCAAGTGGCAGATTATGACCGTAACGATGGTTTAGTTGGATACGCCTGGGTCATGCGCTATACGCGAGCATTCCTGGACTTGAACCTAAAGCAGGATGCTGAGGCTGGAGCCTTTCTGAAGGCGTTGCCGAGCGCGAATGGTGTCCCCAGCCACACAATGTCCGTCAAGGTTCGGCCGAGAACTCCGGTTGCGAATAACCCAACTAGCTGA
- the gatB gene encoding Asp-tRNA(Asn)/Glu-tRNA(Gln) amidotransferase subunit GatB — MPTLTALSPEILAKYQPVIGLEVHVQLLTATKAFCGCVNKYGGEPNTHVCPTCLGLPGALPVLNRQAVEFAVLAAKAINCEIRETSIFSRKNYFYPDSPKGYQISQFDKPVAEHGWIEVPAFDASGAAITKRIGVTRLHMEEDAGKSIHDGFADSVSKTYIDLNRCGTPLVEIVSEPDLRTADEVFEYLTKLKEILLYTGVSDCNMEEGSLRCDANVSVMLKGAKEFGTKAEVKNVNSFRYIRSAVEYEIERQIGVIEEGGRVVQESRLWNSAEGRTYSMRSKEQAHDYRYFPEPDLPPLVVGAEWREKIFKMLPELPEARRARMIAEYEISAQDAATLTATRDFADRFEAAAKKAKSPRRVAALLTSELTMRLRLAGLELEQSPVSMEGVVMAADLAESGELSSKMLKQLLDSAFEKNEDFPVVYEREKPQQISDTGAIEAMIDEVIAGNAKQVEQYRGGKKTVAAFFVGQVMKLSKGQANPALLNELVTKKLDALGPLN, encoded by the coding sequence ATGCCTACTTTGACTGCGCTATCGCCTGAGATTCTTGCCAAGTATCAGCCTGTTATCGGGCTGGAGGTTCACGTTCAACTGTTGACCGCGACGAAGGCGTTTTGCGGCTGCGTGAACAAGTACGGCGGAGAGCCAAATACACATGTCTGTCCAACCTGCCTCGGGCTGCCGGGCGCGCTGCCGGTGCTGAATCGGCAGGCGGTGGAGTTTGCGGTGCTGGCAGCGAAGGCGATCAACTGCGAGATTCGCGAGACGAGCATCTTTTCACGGAAGAACTACTTCTATCCGGACTCGCCGAAGGGCTATCAGATTTCGCAATTTGATAAGCCGGTTGCCGAACATGGATGGATTGAGGTTCCGGCGTTCGATGCAAGCGGTGCTGCGATTACGAAGCGCATCGGCGTGACGCGGCTGCACATGGAAGAGGATGCGGGCAAGAGTATTCACGATGGCTTTGCGGATTCGGTTTCGAAGACGTATATCGATTTGAATCGGTGTGGGACGCCGCTGGTGGAGATTGTGAGTGAGCCGGATCTGCGTACGGCGGATGAGGTGTTCGAGTACCTGACGAAGCTGAAGGAGATTCTGCTTTATACCGGCGTGAGCGACTGCAACATGGAAGAAGGCTCGCTGCGGTGCGATGCGAACGTCAGCGTGATGCTGAAGGGCGCGAAGGAGTTTGGGACCAAAGCTGAAGTGAAGAACGTCAACAGCTTTCGGTACATTCGCTCGGCGGTGGAGTACGAGATTGAACGGCAGATCGGCGTGATTGAAGAGGGCGGCCGCGTGGTGCAGGAGTCGCGGCTCTGGAACTCTGCCGAGGGCCGGACGTATTCGATGCGCTCGAAGGAGCAGGCGCATGACTACCGGTATTTTCCGGAGCCGGATCTTCCGCCGCTGGTTGTTGGTGCGGAGTGGCGGGAAAAGATCTTCAAGATGTTGCCGGAGTTGCCGGAGGCTCGGCGGGCGCGGATGATCGCGGAGTATGAGATCTCGGCGCAGGATGCGGCTACGCTGACGGCGACGCGGGATTTTGCGGATCGGTTTGAAGCGGCGGCGAAGAAGGCGAAGAGCCCGCGGCGCGTTGCGGCGTTGTTGACGAGTGAGTTGACGATGCGGCTGCGGTTGGCGGGGCTGGAGTTGGAGCAGTCGCCGGTGTCGATGGAAGGCGTTGTGATGGCGGCGGATCTGGCGGAGTCGGGTGAGCTGTCGAGCAAGATGCTGAAGCAACTGCTGGATTCGGCGTTTGAGAAGAATGAGGATTTTCCTGTGGTGTATGAGCGGGAGAAGCCACAGCAGATCTCGGATACGGGCGCGATTGAGGCGATGATCGACGAGGTGATCGCGGGGAATGCGAAGCAGGTGGAGCAGTATCGCGGAGGAAAGAAGACCGTGGCTGCGTTCTTCGTTGGGCAGGTGATGAAGCTGTCGAAGGGGCAGGCGAATCCGGCGTTGCTGAATGAGTTGGTGACGAAGAAGCTGGATGCGCTGGGGCCGTTGAACTAG
- a CDS encoding SRPBCC family protein, with product MRRMPGFVLLFVGALSVSGCGDSIAELNRLAAVGSVNEEAPVKMQLQIEIAASPSKVWAILADAPSWPNWQKNIESVTVAGPIAKGTRFTWKTGGTTIESQVQLFEPERRLSWTGRALTAKAVHVWELQPEEGDRTLLTMKESMDGPLMARLYPSAKLAEAGTEWLAALKQTAEARSQREPH from the coding sequence ATGCGCAGAATGCCGGGATTTGTGTTACTTTTCGTGGGGGCACTCTCCGTCAGCGGTTGTGGAGACTCGATTGCAGAGTTGAATCGACTGGCGGCCGTGGGTTCTGTTAACGAGGAGGCTCCGGTTAAGATGCAGCTGCAGATTGAGATTGCTGCTTCGCCTTCTAAAGTGTGGGCGATATTGGCGGATGCACCGTCGTGGCCGAACTGGCAAAAGAATATCGAGAGCGTAACGGTAGCGGGACCGATTGCCAAGGGAACGCGATTCACATGGAAGACCGGTGGCACAACGATCGAATCACAGGTGCAGCTCTTCGAGCCGGAACGGCGGTTGAGCTGGACGGGTAGAGCTCTGACCGCCAAAGCAGTCCACGTATGGGAGTTGCAACCTGAAGAGGGAGATCGAACTTTGCTGACCATGAAGGAGTCGATGGATGGACCCTTGATGGCGAGGCTATATCCGTCAGCTAAGCTGGCTGAGGCTGGTACGGAGTGGCTGGCAGCATTAAAACAAACGGCAGAAGCGAGATCGCAAAGAGAGCCCCACTAA
- a CDS encoding DUF6496 domain-containing protein, whose amino-acid sequence MATKKAAKKASSKKTATKKSEPKKAPAKKAAKKTASKKSSTRKYSPSASKNVETEMKEMKKGTLKSGRSGKKVTNPKQAIAIGLSEARKAGKKVPPPPEKKG is encoded by the coding sequence ATGGCAACGAAAAAAGCAGCGAAGAAGGCATCGAGTAAGAAGACGGCAACGAAGAAGTCAGAACCTAAGAAAGCTCCAGCGAAAAAGGCAGCAAAGAAGACGGCGTCAAAGAAGAGTTCGACACGGAAGTACAGTCCTTCGGCGAGCAAGAACGTCGAGACTGAGATGAAAGAGATGAAGAAGGGCACGTTGAAGAGCGGTCGCAGCGGCAAGAAGGTGACCAATCCGAAACAGGCGATTGCGATTGGTTTGTCAGAGGCGCGGAAGGCTGGCAAGAAGGTTCCGCCGCCACCAGAAAAGAAAGGATAG
- a CDS encoding nucleoside deaminase codes for MTEVERYRAMLEVALEEARIGRSEGGVPIGAALFDGDGKLLASGRNRRVQQDDPSVHGETDAFRRAGRQRSYKDKVMVTTLAPCWYCSGLIRQFGIRTLVVGESRNFAGGVEWLKELGVKVIDLDSQECSDLLTGFIAEHPEIWNEDIGEE; via the coding sequence ATGACGGAGGTTGAACGGTATCGCGCGATGTTGGAGGTCGCGCTGGAAGAGGCCCGCATCGGTCGGAGCGAGGGTGGTGTTCCGATCGGTGCGGCGTTGTTTGATGGGGATGGAAAGCTGCTGGCTTCGGGGCGGAATCGCAGGGTGCAGCAGGATGATCCGTCGGTGCATGGAGAGACGGATGCGTTTCGGCGAGCGGGCAGGCAGCGATCTTACAAGGACAAGGTAATGGTGACGACGCTTGCTCCTTGCTGGTACTGTAGCGGGCTGATTCGGCAGTTTGGGATTCGCACGCTGGTTGTTGGAGAGAGCAGAAACTTTGCTGGTGGCGTGGAGTGGTTGAAGGAGCTTGGGGTCAAGGTGATCGATCTGGATTCGCAGGAGTGTTCGGACCTGCTGACTGGGTTTATTGCGGAGCATCCGGAGATTTGGAACGAGGATATCGGCGAGGAGTAG
- a CDS encoding APC family permease — MEQNVATLSESAAPLTAPPGLRANILSPMETLAQSISTIAPTTTPTMTIPLVFVLAGNGTWLAYLFATATILLIALCISRFARYTSCSGSLYTYATSGLPPAVSGIAAWALLLAYIATGASVTGGFLHYANVFLLSISGKTAPTALLALLCVGVSTFIAYRDVQVSARLMLWIEAISVALISIVLALLLWRNGLHIDHAQLHLQHVTPSAVRLGVVLSLFSFVGFESATTLGAEAIHPLRTIPRAVIQSAIFTGAFFILCAYLETFGMHTAHQNLGESTAPMRTLATLAGVNILGPFIDFGALVSMFACTLACITAAARVLMRMGHNGLVHNSLGTAHHKNATPSSAVLVTGLLTALPVCVLALRGVAGTDIYGWMGSLAVYGFITTYGLAAIALPIYLKRNHTLTKAPLLISIAASAAMLLALAGTLYPVPDRPYNWLPYVYLAYILSGMAWFAITTRRNQTI, encoded by the coding sequence ATGGAGCAGAACGTAGCCACACTATCCGAGTCCGCTGCTCCCCTCACCGCTCCACCCGGCCTGCGCGCAAACATCCTCTCGCCGATGGAGACCCTCGCTCAATCCATCTCCACCATCGCCCCGACAACCACTCCCACCATGACCATCCCTCTGGTCTTCGTCCTAGCCGGAAACGGAACCTGGCTCGCCTACCTCTTCGCCACCGCCACCATCCTCCTCATCGCGCTCTGCATCAGCCGCTTCGCCCGCTACACCTCCTGCTCCGGCTCGCTTTACACCTACGCGACCTCCGGCCTACCACCTGCCGTCAGCGGTATCGCAGCCTGGGCCCTTCTACTCGCCTACATCGCCACGGGAGCGTCCGTCACCGGCGGCTTCCTCCACTACGCCAACGTCTTTCTTCTCTCCATCTCCGGAAAAACCGCGCCAACCGCGCTCCTCGCGCTCCTCTGCGTCGGCGTCTCCACCTTCATCGCCTATCGCGACGTCCAGGTCTCCGCTCGACTAATGCTCTGGATCGAGGCCATCTCGGTCGCACTGATCTCCATCGTCCTCGCGCTTCTGCTCTGGCGCAACGGCCTCCACATCGACCACGCCCAACTCCATCTGCAGCACGTCACACCCTCCGCAGTTCGTCTCGGCGTCGTACTCTCCCTCTTCAGCTTCGTCGGCTTTGAGAGCGCCACCACCCTCGGCGCAGAAGCCATCCATCCGCTCCGCACCATCCCCCGCGCTGTCATCCAAAGCGCCATCTTCACCGGCGCCTTCTTCATCCTCTGCGCCTACCTCGAAACATTCGGCATGCACACCGCCCACCAGAACCTCGGCGAATCCACTGCACCCATGCGGACCCTCGCCACTCTCGCCGGTGTCAACATCCTAGGCCCCTTCATCGACTTCGGTGCTCTCGTCAGTATGTTCGCCTGCACCCTTGCCTGCATCACCGCAGCTGCGCGTGTCCTCATGCGCATGGGCCACAACGGCCTCGTCCACAACAGCCTCGGCACGGCCCACCACAAGAACGCCACACCCAGCTCCGCGGTTCTCGTCACTGGACTGCTCACCGCGCTACCAGTCTGCGTCTTAGCCCTACGAGGCGTGGCCGGAACAGACATCTATGGATGGATGGGCTCGCTCGCTGTCTACGGCTTCATTACCACCTACGGCCTCGCCGCGATCGCGCTCCCGATCTACCTCAAACGCAACCACACCCTCACGAAAGCGCCGCTGCTCATCTCTATCGCAGCATCAGCGGCGATGCTTCTCGCGCTAGCGGGCACGCTCTACCCCGTACCAGACCGCCCCTACAACTGGCTCCCGTACGTGTATCTCGCCTACATACTCAGTGGCATGGCGTGGTTCGCAATCACAACACGTCGCAACCAGACAATCTAA
- a CDS encoding FmdB family zinc ribbon protein, with the protein MPLYEYECTTCHKHTEKIQKFSDPEITVCPHCGGHLERVLSAPAVSFKGGGWYADGYGNAKPKSSGDGASAKSSGDAKSGEAKSSGSKSSSDSSSSTPASAPAPAAAPAATSSSSDK; encoded by the coding sequence ATGCCGCTCTACGAATACGAATGCACTACCTGCCACAAGCACACTGAAAAGATCCAGAAGTTCTCCGACCCCGAGATCACCGTCTGCCCGCACTGCGGCGGTCATCTTGAGCGTGTCCTCTCCGCGCCTGCTGTCAGCTTCAAGGGCGGCGGCTGGTATGCGGACGGCTACGGCAACGCCAAGCCCAAGTCTTCAGGTGACGGAGCCAGCGCAAAGAGCAGTGGCGATGCCAAGAGCGGAGAGGCAAAGAGCAGCGGCTCAAAGTCAAGTAGCGACTCGTCGAGCAGCACGCCCGCCTCTGCGCCAGCACCGGCAGCTGCGCCTGCAGCAACCTCCTCGTCCTCAGACAAGTAG
- the serA gene encoding phosphoglycerate dehydrogenase, translating to MKIVLAEKVSPATLAVFQQEPGWQIVTPDQIKNGLAAELADADALVVRSAVQADAKLLESAPKLRVIGRAGVGVDNIDTDAATHRGIVVMNTPGANAVAVAELTLGLMISLARSIPRANSTMHAGKWDKKSLQGQELRGKTLGIVGLGRIGLEVARRAASFGMNIIGYDPFVAPVIARENNVTLVPIDDIFKESDYLTLHVGLTTQTEGLINATSIKIMKKGIRIINCARGELIVEQALADGITSGHIGGAALDVFHQEPLKESPFYNLDNVILSPHIAGATDEAQEAIGIQLAMQVRDYLKLGVVQNAVNLPSLSHEEYKEIAPFIEMAERLGHFLAHATPGNLENIQITYTGRIAAGKTDLIRNAAIAGIFSGTDGGSTANRINAAAIAAERGIRIQEDKKEFTTGGAGSVLKIVLHSSDGDASASATVLHGTSPRLLTYDGIDIEAPLHGTLVSIRNHDVPGVVGRIGTILGEHSVNIANFALGRAHSTQSHRVPQGQALAVVQIDVPNAASATAAIEALRKVEAIASVRLIELGKL from the coding sequence ATGAAGATCGTTCTCGCTGAAAAAGTCTCTCCCGCCACCCTCGCCGTCTTTCAGCAGGAACCAGGCTGGCAGATCGTCACCCCCGACCAGATTAAAAACGGGTTAGCCGCCGAACTGGCCGATGCAGACGCGCTCGTCGTCCGCTCCGCCGTCCAGGCCGACGCCAAGCTGCTTGAGTCCGCCCCCAAGCTCCGCGTCATCGGCCGCGCCGGCGTAGGCGTCGACAACATCGACACCGACGCCGCCACCCATCGCGGCATCGTCGTCATGAACACCCCCGGCGCCAACGCCGTCGCCGTCGCCGAGCTCACCCTCGGCCTTATGATCTCGCTCGCCCGCTCCATCCCCCGCGCCAACTCCACCATGCACGCCGGCAAGTGGGACAAAAAATCCCTCCAGGGACAGGAGCTTCGCGGCAAGACCCTCGGCATCGTCGGCCTTGGCCGCATCGGCCTTGAGGTCGCCCGCCGCGCCGCCAGTTTCGGCATGAACATCATCGGCTACGACCCGTTCGTTGCTCCCGTCATCGCCCGCGAGAACAACGTCACCCTCGTCCCCATCGACGACATCTTCAAAGAGTCCGACTACCTCACCCTCCACGTCGGCCTCACCACACAGACCGAAGGCCTCATCAACGCGACCTCCATCAAGATCATGAAGAAGGGCATTCGCATCATCAACTGCGCCCGCGGCGAGCTCATCGTCGAACAAGCTCTCGCCGACGGCATCACCTCCGGCCACATCGGCGGCGCAGCGCTCGACGTCTTCCATCAGGAGCCGCTCAAAGAATCGCCCTTCTATAACCTCGACAACGTCATCCTCTCCCCGCACATCGCCGGAGCCACCGACGAAGCCCAGGAGGCCATCGGGATCCAGCTCGCCATGCAGGTTCGCGACTACCTGAAGCTCGGCGTCGTGCAGAACGCGGTCAACCTACCGTCGCTCTCGCACGAAGAGTACAAGGAGATCGCGCCCTTCATCGAGATGGCAGAGCGCCTCGGCCACTTTCTCGCCCACGCCACACCCGGCAACCTCGAAAACATCCAGATCACCTACACCGGTCGCATCGCCGCCGGCAAAACCGACCTCATCCGCAACGCCGCCATCGCCGGCATCTTCTCCGGCACCGACGGCGGCAGCACAGCCAACCGCATCAACGCCGCTGCCATCGCAGCCGAGCGCGGCATCCGCATCCAGGAAGACAAAAAGGAGTTCACCACAGGCGGCGCAGGCTCGGTTCTCAAGATCGTCCTGCACTCCTCCGACGGCGACGCCAGCGCCTCCGCGACCGTCCTCCACGGAACGTCTCCGCGCCTGCTCACCTACGACGGCATTGACATCGAGGCGCCGCTCCACGGCACCCTCGTCTCCATCCGCAACCACGACGTCCCCGGCGTCGTCGGCCGCATCGGCACCATCCTCGGCGAGCACTCCGTCAACATCGCCAACTTCGCTCTGGGCCGCGCGCACTCCACGCAGAGCCACCGCGTTCCGCAGGGACAAGCTCTCGCCGTTGTCCAGATCGATGTCCCCAACGCCGCATCCGCAACTGCAGCCATCGAGGCGTTGCGCAAGGTGGAAGCCATTGCAAGTGTTCGTCTTATCGAACTGGGCAAGCTCTAA
- a CDS encoding alpha/beta fold hydrolase, which produces MEIIDDELINFEAHGAAPLPIADEQGYVERDGARIWYSTYGSGEPVILLHGGFGHGGNWGYQVSALIANGYQAILIDSRGHGRSTRDARPYTYDLMASDVLAVMDALHLERPTGVVGWSDGACIAMILAAKAPARFAGIFFFGCNMDPSGLKPLEPNPTMHRCFSRHMQDYAELSPTPDEFNEFVEAVSLMEKTQPNYSEHDLAQITVPVSIVQSEHDEFIRHEHAEYLARSIPNAELVLLNDVSHFAPLQRPEQFNTAMLAFLRRVLPQTR; this is translated from the coding sequence ATGGAAATTATCGACGACGAACTAATCAACTTCGAAGCACACGGCGCCGCGCCACTGCCCATCGCAGACGAGCAGGGTTATGTCGAACGTGACGGAGCCCGAATTTGGTACAGCACCTACGGCTCCGGCGAGCCGGTCATCCTGCTGCATGGAGGCTTCGGTCACGGCGGCAACTGGGGCTACCAGGTTTCCGCGTTGATTGCGAATGGCTATCAGGCGATCTTGATCGACAGCCGCGGTCACGGTCGCAGTACCCGCGACGCGCGACCCTATACCTACGATCTGATGGCGTCTGACGTCCTGGCCGTGATGGATGCACTTCATCTCGAACGGCCCACAGGAGTCGTAGGCTGGAGCGACGGCGCATGTATCGCCATGATCCTCGCGGCGAAGGCTCCCGCACGCTTCGCGGGCATCTTCTTCTTCGGCTGCAACATGGACCCAAGCGGTTTAAAGCCGTTAGAGCCCAACCCAACGATGCACCGATGCTTCTCCCGGCACATGCAGGACTATGCCGAGCTGTCTCCAACCCCGGACGAATTTAACGAGTTCGTCGAAGCCGTCAGCCTCATGGAGAAGACACAACCCAACTACTCGGAGCACGATCTGGCACAGATCACCGTGCCCGTCTCAATCGTTCAAAGCGAACACGACGAGTTCATCCGCCACGAACACGCCGAGTATCTGGCTCGCAGCATCCCTAACGCCGAGCTCGTCCTGCTCAATGACGTCAGCCACTTCGCGCCGCTGCAGCGGCCAGAGCAGTTCAACACCGCGATGCTCGCATTCTTACGCAGAGTGCTACCTCAAACGAGATAA
- a CDS encoding glutathionylspermidine synthase family protein, with protein MQRITLTPREGWQQKVESVGLTFHTLDNGTPYWDESAAYSFTAAEIDTLEAAGNKLQEMCLAAAQHIIDERRYAELDIPDFAIEAIEWAWNNEPPALYGRFDLSWAGAQSGHAPKLLEYNADTPTSLLEASVVQWHWLKDMPSSLVSAKPDQFNSIHEKLIAKWKDIDPYLSKPVYFAALENAEDQLTVTYLRDTAQQAGLNTLQMFMNEIGWNDEQQLFLDPDEQPMFSIFKLYPWEAMLQEEFAPHAIDTYTSIRWIEPIWKMLLSNKGILPILWELYANHELLLEAHFADNSTSATMSNYVRKPLMSREGANITLVRDGATIATTPGPYEGRQIIQALTPDAIFDHRHTVLGVWMIDQDCCGLGVRESFNPITDNLSSFVPHFFV; from the coding sequence ATGCAGCGCATCACCCTTACCCCACGCGAAGGCTGGCAGCAAAAGGTCGAGTCCGTCGGCCTCACCTTTCACACGCTCGACAATGGCACGCCCTACTGGGACGAGTCCGCCGCCTACAGCTTCACCGCAGCCGAGATCGACACCCTTGAAGCCGCGGGCAACAAGCTCCAGGAGATGTGCCTTGCCGCCGCGCAGCACATCATCGACGAGCGCCGTTACGCCGAACTCGACATCCCCGACTTTGCCATCGAAGCGATCGAGTGGGCATGGAACAACGAGCCGCCAGCGCTCTATGGCCGCTTCGATCTCTCATGGGCAGGCGCGCAATCGGGCCACGCACCCAAGCTCCTCGAGTACAACGCCGACACCCCCACCTCGCTCCTTGAAGCCTCCGTCGTTCAATGGCACTGGCTGAAAGACATGCCGTCCTCACTCGTTTCCGCCAAGCCTGACCAGTTCAACTCCATCCACGAAAAGCTCATCGCCAAGTGGAAGGACATCGACCCTTACCTCTCAAAGCCCGTCTACTTCGCAGCATTAGAGAACGCAGAAGACCAGCTCACCGTCACCTACCTCCGCGACACCGCACAGCAAGCCGGGCTCAACACATTGCAGATGTTCATGAACGAGATCGGCTGGAACGACGAGCAGCAACTCTTCCTTGACCCCGACGAGCAGCCTATGTTCTCGATCTTCAAGCTCTACCCCTGGGAGGCCATGCTTCAGGAGGAGTTCGCCCCACACGCCATCGACACCTACACCAGCATTCGTTGGATCGAGCCCATCTGGAAGATGCTGCTCTCGAACAAAGGCATCCTGCCGATTCTCTGGGAGCTCTACGCCAACCACGAGCTTCTCCTGGAAGCGCACTTCGCGGACAACAGCACCTCCGCCACCATGAGCAACTACGTCCGCAAGCCGCTCATGTCCCGCGAGGGCGCGAACATCACCTTAGTCCGCGACGGCGCCACCATCGCCACCACACCCGGCCCGTACGAGGGCCGCCAGATCATCCAGGCGCTCACCCCTGACGCCATCTTCGACCATCGCCACACCGTTCTCGGCGTGTGGATGATCGATCAGGACTGCTGCGGCCTCGGCGTTCGCGAGTCCTTCAACCCCATCACCGACAACCTCAGCTCCTTCGTCCCCCACTTCTTCGTCTAA
- a CDS encoding glutaminyl-peptide cyclotransferase yields the protein MSLQKLFATKVALALALLVANCAAAPVYGYKVIAKYPHSTDSYTEGFFYLNGLFYEGIGLNGHSGVVVTQPETGNPVQRFDLPSKYFGEGIIDWGPNLLQWTWQSHTGFVLDRFSLRIVSQFHYSGEGWGMTRTAKELITSDGTATLRFRDPNTFDEIRHIVVKDGSKTIDQLNELEYIHGEIFANIWHSDRIARISPIDGHVIAWIDCTGLLPDDQRVNAESVLNGIAYDAKKDRLFVTGKQWPAVFEIKVVPKSK from the coding sequence ATGTCTCTCCAAAAACTCTTCGCGACGAAGGTCGCTCTTGCCTTAGCCCTGCTCGTCGCCAACTGCGCGGCCGCGCCAGTCTATGGCTACAAAGTCATCGCGAAGTATCCGCACTCCACCGACAGCTACACCGAAGGTTTCTTCTACCTTAACGGTCTCTTCTACGAGGGCATCGGTTTGAACGGCCACTCCGGCGTCGTGGTCACGCAGCCCGAGACCGGCAACCCGGTGCAGCGGTTCGATCTGCCGTCGAAGTACTTCGGCGAAGGCATCATCGACTGGGGACCGAATCTCCTGCAATGGACCTGGCAGTCGCACACCGGCTTCGTGCTGGATCGCTTCTCCCTGCGCATCGTCAGCCAGTTTCACTACTCCGGCGAAGGCTGGGGCATGACGCGCACGGCAAAGGAGCTGATCACCAGCGACGGCACCGCCACTCTGAGGTTCCGCGACCCCAACACCTTCGACGAGATCCGTCACATCGTCGTCAAAGACGGCTCCAAAACCATCGACCAGCTCAACGAGCTCGAGTACATTCACGGCGAGATCTTCGCCAACATCTGGCACTCCGACCGCATCGCCCGCATCTCGCCGATCGACGGCCACGTCATCGCCTGGATCGACTGCACTGGCCTCCTTCCCGACGACCAGCGCGTCAACGCCGAGTCTGTCCTGAACGGCATCGCCTACGACGCAAAGAAAGACCGCCTCTTTGTCACAGGAAAGCAGTGGCCAGCCGTCTTCGAGATCAAAGTCGTCCCAAAATCGAAGTAG